One Vitis riparia cultivar Riparia Gloire de Montpellier isolate 1030 chromosome 4, EGFV_Vit.rip_1.0, whole genome shotgun sequence genomic window carries:
- the LOC117912789 gene encoding probable serine/threonine-protein kinase WNK6 has translation MGLVGAESGEEGIGHSEPPDPDVLEIDPTSRYIRFKDILGKGAFKTVYKAFDQVDGIEVAWNQVRIDEVLQSPDELERLYSEVHLLKSLKHKNIIKFYNSWIDDGNKTVNIITELFTSGSLRQYRKKHKKVDMKAVKGWARQILMGLNYLHNHNPPIIHRDLKCDNIFINGNQGEVKIGDLGLATVMQQANARTVIGTPEFMAPELYDENYNELADIYSFGMCMLEMVTLEYPYSECRNSAQIYKKVSNGIKPAALSKIKDLEVKMFIEKCLVPASQRLSAKELLNDPFFQVDGLTKNHPLQLPDIVIPKTGAFGDRCLLSEGPTSLQNRPLAMDLDVVDDDELPIITSTDNSIDGGPYSLCVEVQRAKGGNFFLLKGDGNDENSISLILRIADQNGRLRNIHFMFYLDSDTALSVSSEMVEQLELADQNVTFIAELIDLLLIILIPTWKPCVPIDHLVALNRMQTSNGHHEDLQCPEHGECLVGSFEGVCETDNLLSPHVYPNSTSFEGYIETMQENPKHLSLDEIRTHADLGLPSSATVEDHGSDMSYVSATSNEGSDKKYSHNAYLSAESGCMDYDEYGSKRGVRQPLSAVQTSSCNLDKGKATDIGSNGAVTSSDYPIDSSLSDQVESENMVLELEMIELQYHEAVKEIAKRRQEAIRETKKRLSQKRIESVI, from the exons ATGGGCTTGGTAGGTGCTGAGAGTGGTGAAGAGGGTATagggcattcagagccacctgACCCTGATGTTCTAGAGATTGATCCTACTTCACGGTACATTCGg TTCAAAGACATTCTTGGGAAAGGCGCATTCAAGACAGT TTACAAGGCATTCGATCAAGTTGATGGAATTGAAGTAGCATGGAACCAAGTTCGCATTGATGAGGTATTACAGTCACCAGATGAGCTGGAAAGGCTGTATTCTGAAGTGCATCTCTTGAAATCATTGAAGCATAAGAACATAATAAAGTTTTATAATTCATGGATTGATGATGGGAACAAGACTGTAAATATCATTACCGAGTTGTTCACCTCGGGTAGCCTTAGACA GTACCGTAAGAAGCATAAGAAGGTTGACATGAAGGCAGTCAAGGGATGGGCAAGGCAAATTTTGATGGGTTTGAACTACCTTCACAATCACAATCCGCCAATTATACATAGAGACCTGAAATGtgataacatttttattaatggGAACCAAGGGGAAGTTAAAATAGGAGATCTTGGCCTAGCGACTGTCATGCAACAGGCTAATGCAAGAACTGTGATAG GAACTCCTGAGTTCATGGCGCCTGAGCTGTATGATGAGAATTACAATGAGTTAGCtgatatatattcctttgggatgTGCATGCTGGAGATGGTAACACTTGAGTATCCTTACAGTGAATGCAGGAACTCAGCTCAGATATACAAGAAGGTTTCAAAT GGAATAAAACCTGCCGCCCTGTCTAAAATAAAAGATCTAGAAGTTAAAATGTTTATAGAGAAGTGTCTAGTACCTGCATCTCAAAGATTGTCAGCAAAGGAGCTTCTGAATGATCCTTTCTTCCAAGTTGATGGATTGACTAAGAATCATCCTTTGCAACTTCCTGATATTGTTATTCCAAAGACTGGAGCCTTTGGTGACCGCTGTCTGCTCTCAGAAGGACCTACCAGTTTACAGAATAGACCACTTGCAATGGATCTTGAtgttgttgatgatgatgaGCTACCCATTATCACCTCTACGGATAATTCTATTGATGGAGGGCCCTATTCATTATGCGTGGAGGTTCAAAGAGCAAAAGGAGGCAATTTTTTCCTGTTGAAAGGCGACGGAAATGATGAGAACTCTATATCACTAATATTAAGAATAGCTGATCAGAATG GTCGCTTGAGAAATATCCATTTCATGTTCTACCTTGATAGTGATACAGCCCTCTCGGTTTCAAGTGAAATGGTGGAACAACTGGAACTAGCAGACCAGAATGTCACGTTCATTGCAGAGTTGATcgatttgttattaattattcTAATACCAACCTGGAAACCTTGTGTCCCAATTGACCATCTGGTTGCTTTGAATAGAATGCAAACCTCTAATGGTCATCATGAGGACTTACAATGTCCAGAACATGGAGAGTGCTTGGTGGGATCATTCGAAGGTGTCTGTGAAACAGATAATCTTTTAAGCCCCCATGTCTACCCCAACTCAACTTCTTTTGAGGGATACATTGAGACAATGCAGGAAAACCCTAAACATTTGAGTCTTGATGAGATCAGGACTCATGCTGATTTAGGGCTTCCAAGCTCAGCCACAGTAGAGGATCATGGTTCTGATATGTCATATGTTTCTGCAACCTCAAATGAAGGGAGTGATAAGAAGTACTCTCATAATGCATATCTCTCTGCAGAGTCAGGATGCATGGATTACGATGAGTATGGATCGAAAAGGGGAGTTAGACAACCCTTGTCGGCAGTGCAAACGAGTTCATGCAACCTTGACAAGGGAAAGGCTACAGACATCGGCAGCAATGGTGCAGTGACTTCTTCAGATTATCCAATTGATTCATCTTTGTCTGATCAGGTTGAAAGTGAGAACATGGTATTGGAGCTGGAAATGATTGAGCTGCAATACCACGAGGCAGTTAAGGAAATAGCCAAGAGAAGACAAGAAGCTATCAGGGAGACAAAGAAAAGGTTGTCACAGAAAAGGATAGAGTCAGTTATCTAg